From Candidatus Eisenbacteria bacterium, the proteins below share one genomic window:
- the rsmI gene encoding 16S rRNA (cytidine(1402)-2'-O)-methyltransferase produces the protein MATPIGNLEDITQRALRTLGEVQAVAAEDTRRTRRLLDHFGLSAPVVSLFEHNEQRRVPALIERLTAGDSVAVVTDAGSPGVADPGYRLVRAAIESGIEVRSVPGASAVITALQVSGLPTDAFTFAGFLPVKPGARRRRLEELATRRETVVAFEAPHRIDKTLEDLESIWGDRMIALARELTKTFEEVIRGAATEVRARLTSEKRRGEMVLVLSGRGRHGEREQDTE, from the coding sequence GTGGCCACGCCGATCGGAAACCTCGAGGACATCACGCAGCGCGCGCTGCGCACCCTGGGCGAGGTGCAGGCCGTGGCCGCCGAGGATACGCGGCGAACGCGCCGGCTGCTCGACCACTTTGGGCTGTCGGCGCCGGTCGTGAGCCTGTTCGAGCACAACGAGCAGCGCCGGGTGCCCGCGCTGATCGAGCGCCTCACGGCGGGCGACTCGGTCGCGGTGGTGACCGACGCCGGGTCTCCCGGCGTGGCCGATCCGGGCTACCGGCTGGTGCGCGCAGCGATCGAGTCGGGCATCGAGGTGCGGAGCGTTCCCGGCGCGAGCGCCGTGATCACCGCGCTGCAGGTCAGCGGACTGCCGACCGACGCGTTCACGTTCGCCGGGTTCCTGCCGGTCAAGCCGGGCGCGCGGAGGCGGCGCCTCGAAGAGCTCGCGACCCGGCGTGAGACGGTCGTGGCGTTCGAAGCGCCGCATCGCATCGACAAGACCCTCGAAGATCTCGAGTCGATCTGGGGCGACCGGATGATCGCGCTGGCCCGCGAGCTGACGAAGACCTTCGAGGAAGTGATCCGCGGCGCGGCGACCGAGGTGCGGGCGCGGCTCACGTCCGAGAAGCGGCGCGGTGAAATGGTGCTGGTGCTGTCGGGACGGGGCCGCCACGGCGAGCGAGAACAGGACACCGAGTGA
- a CDS encoding GntG family PLP-dependent aldolase, protein MNPTVDLRSDTVTRPTPAMRRAIAEAIVGDDVIGDDPTVLELERRVADLTGKEAAVFVPSGTMGNQLGIAVHTEPGDQVLIERESHIFHYEQGGLAANSGCLASLADTKRGAITPEMLDAAIEDHRDDHVARLALVCAENTHNRHGGAVVPLEALRALAAAARERGVRVHLDGARLWNASVATGIPMREWAATADSVMMCFSKGLGAPVGSILVGEAGAIRKARRVRKRWGGGMRQVGILAAACLHALDHHLDRLADDHRRARDLAALIASLPGIRVSEPETNIVFVDFEHPALDLTSVYERLERRGIQTLPYGKRRLRLTTHLDVDDTGIARAADALQAVVEEALAPSRA, encoded by the coding sequence TTGAATCCCACGGTGGACCTGCGCAGCGACACCGTCACCCGGCCGACGCCCGCGATGCGGCGCGCGATCGCGGAGGCGATCGTCGGCGACGACGTGATCGGCGACGATCCCACGGTGCTCGAGCTCGAGCGGCGGGTGGCGGATCTCACCGGCAAGGAAGCCGCCGTGTTCGTGCCGAGCGGCACGATGGGCAATCAGCTCGGCATCGCGGTGCACACCGAGCCCGGCGATCAGGTCCTGATCGAGCGCGAGTCCCACATCTTCCACTACGAGCAGGGCGGGCTCGCCGCCAACAGCGGTTGCCTCGCGAGCCTCGCCGACACGAAGCGCGGCGCGATCACGCCCGAGATGCTCGACGCGGCGATCGAGGACCATCGCGACGATCACGTCGCGCGACTCGCGCTGGTGTGCGCCGAGAACACCCACAACCGCCACGGCGGCGCCGTGGTTCCGCTCGAGGCGCTGCGCGCCCTCGCGGCCGCGGCGCGCGAGCGGGGTGTCCGCGTGCACCTCGACGGGGCCCGGCTGTGGAACGCCAGCGTCGCCACCGGGATCCCGATGCGCGAGTGGGCCGCGACGGCGGATAGCGTGATGATGTGCTTCTCCAAAGGGCTCGGCGCGCCGGTCGGATCGATCCTCGTCGGCGAGGCCGGCGCCATCCGCAAGGCACGGCGGGTGCGCAAGCGCTGGGGAGGGGGCATGCGTCAGGTGGGCATTCTCGCGGCGGCCTGTCTCCATGCGCTCGACCATCACCTCGACCGGCTGGCCGACGACCATCGCCGGGCGCGCGACCTGGCTGCGCTCATCGCGTCATTGCCCGGCATCCGGGTGAGCGAGCCCGAGACCAACATCGTCTTCGTGGATTTCGAGCATCCGGCCCTCGACCTCACGAGCGTCTACGAGCGACTCGAACGGCGGGGCATCCAGACGCTTCCCTACGGCAAGCGCCGCCTGCGGCTGACCACGCACCTGGACGTCGACGACACGGGCATCGCGCGCGCCGCCGATGCGCTTCAGGCGGTGGTCGAGGAAGCGCTCGCCCCGTCGCGGGCGTGA
- a CDS encoding CDP-alcohol phosphatidyltransferase family protein, protein MTPGPQGPGTPVAADEAPPLKERLKQLVHLALEPLTGLLARIGVGADGMTVMGLLASLVAALAFFEGYFRFGAVMVAVSGLCDILDGELARRSGRRSRFGAFLDSTLDRLSDGIVLAGISGFYLVHLTELAMDPSQAVAEITRGLEPRTWAVVSLTAVLAMLGSFMVSYTRARAEGLGLECRVGWFERPERMVLLIVAGAFGIGRVMSAALILLALLSFATAIQRVVYIWKNTRGAGLDS, encoded by the coding sequence GTGACTCCTGGCCCGCAGGGACCCGGAACCCCGGTCGCCGCCGACGAAGCGCCGCCTTTGAAGGAGCGGCTCAAGCAGCTCGTCCACCTGGCGCTCGAGCCGCTCACCGGCTTGCTGGCGCGTATCGGTGTGGGCGCGGATGGCATGACGGTCATGGGCCTGCTGGCGAGCCTGGTGGCCGCCCTCGCCTTCTTCGAGGGCTACTTCCGCTTCGGCGCCGTGATGGTGGCGGTTTCCGGACTGTGCGACATCCTGGACGGGGAGCTGGCCCGGCGCTCGGGGCGCCGCTCGCGCTTCGGCGCTTTCCTCGACTCCACGCTCGACCGGCTCTCGGACGGCATCGTGCTGGCGGGCATTTCCGGCTTCTATCTCGTCCACCTGACCGAGCTGGCCATGGACCCCTCTCAGGCCGTGGCCGAGATCACCCGGGGCCTCGAGCCTCGCACCTGGGCCGTGGTGTCGCTCACCGCGGTGCTGGCCATGCTGGGGTCGTTCATGGTGTCCTACACCCGGGCGCGCGCCGAGGGGCTCGGCCTCGAATGCCGGGTTGGCTGGTTCGAACGCCCCGAGCGCATGGTGCTGCTGATCGTGGCCGGCGCCTTCGGGATCGGACGGGTGATGTCGGCGGCGCTGATCCTGCTCGCGCTGCTATCGTTCGCCACCGCAATTCAGCGCGTGGTCTATATCTGGAAGAACACCCGCGGAGCGGGTCTCGATTCATGA
- a CDS encoding zinc metallopeptidase: MFYDPTFFLLIPAMIFAFWAQWKVQSTYQRFSKVQASNGRTGREIALGIMARNGVTDVAVEEVGGILSDHYDPRVKKVRLSSHNYRDSSIASIAVAAHEVGHVLQHAQGYAPLQFRTLLAPVAGFGSMLAFPLFLVGLFFNIPGISGTLMDIGIFLFTGAVLFSLVTLPVEFDASKRALAQLTSSGSVMPEEIGQAKKVLDAAALTYVAAAGMAAIQLLRLIMLRNSRD; the protein is encoded by the coding sequence ATGTTCTACGACCCCACCTTCTTCCTGCTGATCCCGGCGATGATCTTCGCGTTCTGGGCGCAGTGGAAGGTCCAGTCCACCTACCAGCGTTTCTCCAAAGTCCAGGCGAGCAACGGCCGGACGGGCCGCGAGATCGCGCTCGGGATCATGGCGCGCAACGGCGTCACGGACGTGGCGGTCGAGGAAGTCGGGGGCATCCTGAGCGACCATTACGACCCGCGCGTCAAGAAGGTGCGGCTCTCCTCGCACAACTATCGCGACTCTTCGATCGCCTCGATCGCGGTCGCGGCGCACGAAGTCGGTCACGTGCTGCAGCACGCCCAGGGTTATGCCCCGCTCCAGTTCCGCACCCTGCTGGCCCCGGTCGCGGGTTTCGGCAGCATGCTGGCGTTTCCGCTGTTCCTGGTCGGGCTGTTCTTCAACATTCCCGGGATCTCGGGCACGTTGATGGACATCGGCATCTTCCTGTTCACCGGCGCGGTGCTGTTCTCTCTGGTGACCCTGCCGGTGGAGTTCGACGCCAGCAAGCGTGCGCTGGCGCAGCTCACCTCCTCGGGATCGGTGATGCCCGAAGAGATCGGCCAGGCGAAGAAGGTCCTCGATGCGGCGGCCCTCACCTATGTGGCGGCGGCCGGCATGGCGGCGATCCAGCTTCTG